Genomic window (Vitis riparia cultivar Riparia Gloire de Montpellier isolate 1030 chromosome 4, EGFV_Vit.rip_1.0, whole genome shotgun sequence):
ttaattaataaagtgttttcttccattaacttgatattataaatatataaataatttttatatgcacaattcatttaaattaaaaaaaattattccattttgaaatttttacactagttataattttcttaaacaaatgatgactttgtaaccatgtgtaagtatattaatttcaataatttaagaaagaagaaagggcTTGCAGGTGGGGGTATGGTGATTGGGTGGAGCTCACCTTCGTGGAAACACAAAAAGCAACtaggaaaacacaaaaaaaaagaagagaaaacacaGAGAACAATCTATTATTTGAAcagtgaaaaaacaatgaaaacatcttttcattgttctcaaaaaagtagtttttgagaacacggaaaacacaaaaaacaaaaacacaaccCCTTCcccaaacatgtttttagtgttttttgtttttaagaacataaaatagttcttaaaaacagcaaccaaacaaaccctcagTCATTTTTTGCTGAGTTTTTTGAGCAACGATTGAAGAAATGTAGAatactttaaaaacttttgcattgtacataagtGTACAGTACCTTTAGAGAGAATAAGCCAGAAAactatatttcatatttgagttctcaaacaaaattttgtttgcaaaaacaattaagaactgttttttaaaacattgccaGACAGGCCTCAAGTCTTTCAcaaatttttggtattttattgTCCAAAGAGAGAGACAGAACCTGTAACAAATAAGCTTTGCAGTGAAATAGCTCCAAGGAAGCTGAGAATCAATAGGGAGAGAACAACCTGTTTCATCACCAAAGTAGAGAAAAACATTAGCAAAATAATTAACATTGACAGAATTAGCCCAACAATTACTAAAATGaccaagaaccaaatatagatTACCACGAATCAGTAAGCAGCATGCCTGAAACTACATGCCTAAATTAACTAAAGGATGTGGAGGGACCACATGACTGCAGTAAATTAGCAATAATTCATCTCATTATAGGTGAGAATAACAAAATTACAGAAAAAACTTTGTTTCCAATACGTCATATCCTACATCAAAGCACATATCTACTTTTGCTTTACATATAACAAACTAATGCATAAATGTGAAAACAAGAACTtacataatgaaaatatttgtgATTAGAAACATGCGAAATAAGGAGACAACATGAAAAATAGTAACATACCTTAAGGAATAGCATCCAGTCATCCCCCTTGCAAAgagattttaaaacatttacaGCAGTATTCCATGATGAAGCTACTGAGAGAGCAGCTCGATGTGACCTCTCTTCTGAGAAATGGAAATTTGAtggaggaattttctcaaccgtATACCCCAATCTGCATCAATAAATAATTCCGTTTACAACCACCAGTTACTGTTTCTTCAAATTATAAACTTGAACTTGTTTCTATCAGCCTCATGTCCAACCAAAACATGTTGGCAATTGATCAACCCATTGTAAAAATAAACTGTAGCCCATAAAATACACAAATTGGGTGATCCAGAAAACCAATAACCACACTCTCATGGGGCTCATGTTTACTGCAAAACTTCATCCATATGATAGTCAGATATGTAACGAACAATAGATTGATGTGCTTCCAATTCATGGCCAAGCCAGGTAATTGTGGTTGATTAATTGGACAAGTGCCGACATATACGATATCTTATTCtttatagataatttataattgtgcGAGGAAATGCAGATTGgcattttaaaatttcagaaaagaGATAAGCATGCATACATTTTCTCAGGTAAATTGCCATGGATGAACAAGAATATTGATGCCACCAAGAAAAGTTTTGAAACTGCAGTGACGATGGTATAGCCAGATGCAATGAAGTTGTAGTAAAACGCCATCAAAACTAACAATGTGGTGAGTGCCAGCATTTTATCCTTCCACAGAAGTGTGTCAGCCACTGCAAGAGGCACCAACAGAAAAGGCATTGCTTTAAAAATGAATTACGTATATTATAACTTTTCACATTGCTTCAACTTCTCACaattgtgaattttttattacatttcaaTAATGTCACAGATCATCAGTGTATCCTCATTTAAAATATGTGTGTGCAACTTTGTAGCTAAAATTCTCTCCTCGTTTACCATCCAGTGTCATGCATATCTCCCACCTACCAACAGACTCGGATCATTCAATGGAGGGTTCCCTCTTGAATGGACAATCTTTGAACAATTCTGAATGAGAATAGCaacttgaaaataaatgaaCTACAAAATCCAATGTCATTGTTCAAATTCTGTCCAACATGCTTACTTTTTGGATTGTCTGAGATAGAATCATGTTATGATAGGAAAATCCTTGTTACATAGATAATAATGATTCATAGTCCAAGCTTTTTAGACAATCGACAATGaacaaaaatttctaatatttcaatgccctttttttttaagttaaacatcaaaaccaaaattcacTTCTTACAAAATCTGTGTCTTCAACCTTCATCTACCTTTCCCTAAAACCTTCAACTTCAGTAATTCTGTCCACATCAGGTCATTTTGCCAGATGAAAACCCAGATAAATGAGGAAGTTTGGCATAAAGCTCAGCTGAACCCTCTTGCTTTGAAATCTAATTCATATTTACTATATCAGGTGATTGTAAATTTGCAATTGACAAGTTCATAAACTTTCTTGTAACCACCATAATTATCTTTTTCAATCAACTAATGCTACCCATTGGGTAAATCAGTCAAACAATCAATATGATAGTGGAGTATGGAAACAGAGAAGATCGCCACTTATTGGATGGTCACATGCTCAGTATTCAGCCGTGAACTGTAGGAATGCATCTAGATTATAGCTAGCATTTGGGCAaacatcacaaaaaaaaaaaaagggaagaaaaagaagcatAGAGAAAGAAGATTCATTGAGGCCTCTTACCTCTTCCACTTCCAAGATATCTGGAAGCTTTAGATGGTCCCTCTCTTTTAGGTAGACGTTCAGCTCTCAAATCTGGGTATGAATCAATTGTCCTCCTTAGACCCTCCTGCAGGAGAAATGAAATTACATTTGTCACAACTACACCTACATAAGATCTTGGGATTAACTACAACATAAAATCACCTCATGCTTTGGCCCTGTCTTTCTATGCTTCAGTTGGTCTCATCAATAAAAGGTGTACAACTTTGGCCATTTGGATTGAGTGCAAAACTTgaaaagctaaaaatattttaaatatatgaaagaaaaccCTTTTACAGACATTTCAACATGCTATATTAGTCATGCAAAATATATCTTGTTGGAGGATTAAACTAGTGGCACTATAACTTTAAGTGTGGCCCCTCCAAGAGGCTATTGCTCATTGGAAGTTAAAATCAGTGAGCACCGGAAGCATCACAAGGGCAGCAATAAGCGGCTCCATAACTTAGTGTAGCTAAAGTTGGTGAACTTTAAATTACCATGTTCAAGTTCATGAAATACCCAACAATAAACCAAACAGAGCTTTGAATACTAGTGCAAGATCATAAGCTCCATGTTAGAAAAACCAAATGTATCTTTACTGATTCTCATGGAACGAGGAAAGACCTGGAGTGATACAATGGGCGTGTAGCTAAGTTGATCCTTCGCTTTTGAACAACAAAAAGTTCTGCTGCAAGAGAGGAGCCTAATTCTTGAAGGGGTCAACTGAGGAACCTTCATACCATATGGGGCTAACATCTTATAGGTCCACTCCACCATGTGTGCAATAGGCATCATAACCAAGGCAGGGATCTTTATTCTTGGCCTGCAAACTACATGAAATCAGACAAAAGACAACAGGCATTGATAATAACATATCTACAATTCATTCTCGATTCCTTTTaggaaaaaagaattaataagcAGAAACAAGAAATccagatttcttaaaaaataataatattcctACTTCTGCAAGAACCCTCAAGCAGTGGCTAGCTAGAAGGATGGATAGCCAATaggaatttttcttttcattaactAGAAACATAATGATCATGGACAACAAACCATGCAGCCAGGAGAATTATATCCTGAAATTTTCCACAGGTTGTACCAATGTTCCAACAAATGAAAACTctattcttctttctttcaataATTCCAAAAGAAATTGCATGAGGCACTGCCCTCCACCCTTAAATCCATTTAACTCAGCCCTAATCCACCATCCCACCattaagtaaagaaaaaaagagaaaaaaaaaatagaagctCAAAGCTCTGAAACAACTTTGTAATGAATAAAAAAGTGGTCCACCAATTCAGTGGCTTCTTCACACCATACtagagaagaaaaggaaaagaaaacaacttaaaaactGGTAACATGCATTCAGTGAAAGGGGGGAGAACACAAGCTTATAAACTACTTAAGCGTTCTGCTGATTCAATGGCTTCTTCACACCATACTCacgaagaaaagaaaaagaaaaatgaattaaaaacaaCAGATGTACACTCGGTGAAAGGGGGGAGGACACAAACTTACAACAACATTCATCCACCCAAAATGAACGAGGAAAGTAGAAGAGCACAAATTGGAAGAAAGAAATACCTTTCATAGCCAAGACCTTCAAGAATAAGTGAGACAAACTCCCAAAACTTGATTGGTTCCATATTGGTTATAAAGTATGCCTGTAAAACTATCATGTTATTGCAATTATCAACTAGAGTAGCAAGCGCAGAGAGTAAAGAAACTACTTTCCCTATCTCCTAGCTTGATGTGgcaattcatttcaaaattttcactgaCATGTTTTAGACGATGTTACTTATAATAGaagtttatattattaaattttttaatctatctaattgtatttttttgtgataaattttacaatttttttttagaatttattgaGCTTTTAAAATAGCATATTTTACTAATCCGATATATGTTGAGTCGGTACCTCCTAAGTCAATGACTGATATTGTGATTTTGAACCATGAatatggaattttattttatttattattttttttatttttatagcaaTTGAAACATGGATGCATGCTTAAAAAAGGGATTGGATAGAATGATAGAAACTAAAATGATTGAAACAGTACCTGCCCTGCAGCTTGCTCTGCAATTTTCCCTTCTGAAGCCAGAGCTTGTTCAGCACATATATGGGCATGTGCCACATTTTCAACATAAGTGAAATCATACATGTTATTGCCATCACCAATGATGAACTGCATTGTTAACAtggaacaaaaataaatattagaatttacTGAGGATAACATACACCTACAACATCAACATAAAGAAACATCGCAGGGAAAAGAAGCACTCCTGTCTTCGGAAATCTATAGCCAAAATTTTACATGGTCGAGAAATACTGCCATACCAACTACCGATAGGCCCTACCAAAGACATCTTTGAcgtaaaaaataactaattatatgatcataattgttttaattatttaagctgtcaaaatatttttgataaattatcaGACTTTGTTCcatgaatttttaaagaaaagttatttaaaataaaagctCATTTAGATAATCTGTCATGTGAAGAACTAAGGTCACCACAGTGATtgcatcaatatttttattaagaaagtGTATAATTCAAATCATAGTcttaaattgaaattgaatatCATGAGGAAAAATACATGAAGAAGATGCCAAAGTGATGATTAACAGGGATAGAGAACATGCTTGCCTTGGATTTCCCAGCCCTTGCAGCATTAACCAAAGACGGAACCAACAACTTATCGCCAGGGCCAAAGATGCTGCTTGGACGTATGCAGCATGTCAGAAGTCCATTAGTACCATTTGACTTGGTCACCAATGCCTCTCCTTCAGCTTTAGTTGCCGAATATGAATCATTGTGCTGAAACAGTTCAATGCCATATAGAGCAAAAGTCAGTGGTGGTTAGGGAAGTTGAGAGTTGTGGTTTTATATGAACAATTAGTagaataatcaaaataataacaGGATTAATAAACACACACAGGTTATTTGTGTAAATACTTTTACATGTTTAAAACCACTTTTCTCTGAATTGTTAGTtctaaatgatataaaattattaaaatcaacttttatACCTTAAGACACattaagatatttaataaaaatgctttCTCAACTAATATgttagttaaaaagaaaaaaaaaagaaaaagaaaaaccaattacTGCTGCCTGTGActttgtttgattttcaaaCTGTAGCTGAACTGAATTCTATATTACATGATCTTGAGGAAGAATCTTAGAGCAGTCAATACCTTATCTGGATACAGCAGTGACTCGTCCCCATTAAATATTCCGTGAACCCCATCAAAAACCACACTAGGAGAGCTTGTATAGATAAGTCTCTTTACTTTTTGCTCAATACAGGCATCAATTACATTCTTTGTTCCTACAgaataaagttaaaataaaacacaaaataaatatttgatcaGCCAAAGTAAAGGGGAAGCAATTTCAGAAACATGTCAAATTTAATCTTAGCAGCCAGCATTTTTTACCTTGCACATTGACTGAATGATGGAGCTGGTGATTGTTAATGGATGAATCTGGAGCAGCCATGTGGAAAACAGCCTCAGCTCCTTGGCATGCTGTGGAATCGAAACATGTGAGACAAGATCAACCCATATAATAGGGATTAAAATGTTCAATCCAATTACAGATACAAGTTTTAACATCCCACCCCACAATTTGGTTATCCAGGCCAAAAAAGACATAAAGttcccaaaaattttattttggaaatagggaatgaaaacaaagtgGATGAAATAAATACTATAGATGCATATAGGATGGATTTGACCTTTAAGCACTTGAGCCTTGTCTCGAAGGTCAGCAGATACATATTCAGCACGACCAGACTGCAGAGCCTCACCAAGTAGTCCCTTCTCCTCGCTCGGTTCCAACTTGATAGAGGGTCCCAAGTCTGCAATTCGAACTGAAAATCTCCCAGAGCGAATGAGCATTTCCACCAAATGCCGTGCAGCAAAACCCCTCCCCCCAGTCACAACACACCATTTCTGCTCCCCTTCCATACTCCACAAGGCCCTGCAAACATCAGTTTATTGACTAACCTTCACTTTCAACAACTGAATTCACagtctaccattttttttttgggtaagtTTTCATGATTGTACTCTAAAGCGACTGAGGATCCAAAACAGAAGGGTCCACTcagaaattcaattttcaatatttttttgaaaaaaaacccACAATGACAACAAACCGGATCAGTTGAAAAGAATGGTACTGATCCAGGACTCATACAAATCCAGCATTGCCTGGATTCCCAAGAATTTCACCAATCCAAAATGTTTCCCATGTTACCAAATCAAAATGACACTAAACCCACACAGCTCACTCAAAGACCCATGCTTACAATGAATGAAGAAATTTAACAAACACCTCATCTGCAACACAACATGAGTTCAAGTTACAGGAACCCACCTAACACTTTACTCCATAAACACCAGATTGATAGtaagaacagaaaaaaaaaaaaaaaacgcaccATCAATAAATGAAATGTACTCTGACGCcgagaaattaagaaaaacttaaaagagAGAAATGCGTGTAAGCTCAATTGACTTCAGGTCAGAAGACAAGTGAATCCAAGCCTAGCCCGGAATCTACAAATAGATAAGAGTAAGAAACTGGTTTACCCGAGTCCTCTGTTGTTCAACTCTGTCTCTCTGTTGAATCAAATCCTAAGAAGGGATTTCACAGCTCCGAAGATCTGAGAGACCCACAGATAAACGAATGGGCAGGTTAATTAACCGCCGTTGATGGGGAGATTTTCATTTGGATGCTCCTCTTTCTTTGCCTCTagtcttctttcttcctttctttcggtcttttttcatttttaattatttcattttttaaataaattccaTAGACCCCAAAATTTTGGTGATAAACGTAGATATTATCCCGATTATACGCctgcaaaattttcaattacaataagaaattttaaataattataatttaattttctaatattattatttagatgAAGTTTTTATGTAATAATTTTATAGTGTTATGATCATTTCACCTGAAAACCAATAATACGGAGtaagtcaaatattttatgaCATTTGATATCACATTTCACGCATCTATTTTAAGGGTTATCGTTTGAATAATTCATCCCAAATTTAAAAACGATGTTATTATATCAtgttacaattaaaattaaatataaattaattgaagCATTATGTATGATTAAATAAAcacttcaataaaaaaaaataaaaaagggatcTAATCCATGAgtattatactttcttttttttttttcacgttTTTCTaaggatattattatttttatttataatgaaaatattttttaaaatataaaattcattttttttta
Coding sequences:
- the LOC117913150 gene encoding 3beta-hydroxysteroid-dehydrogenase/decarboxylase; this encodes MEGEQKWCVVTGGRGFAARHLVEMLIRSGRFSVRIADLGPSIKLEPSEEKGLLGEALQSGRAEYVSADLRDKAQVLKACQGAEAVFHMAAPDSSINNHQLHHSVNVQGTKNVIDACIEQKVKRLIYTSSPSVVFDGVHGIFNGDESLLYPDKHNDSYSATKAEGEALVTKSNGTNGLLTCCIRPSSIFGPGDKLLVPSLVNAARAGKSKFIIGDGNNMYDFTYVENVAHAHICAEQALASEGKIAEQAAGQAYFITNMEPIKFWEFVSLILEGLGYERPRIKIPALVMMPIAHMVEWTYKMLAPYGMKVPQLTPSRIRLLSCSRTFCCSKAKDQLSYTPIVSLQEGLRRTIDSYPDLRAERLPKREGPSKASRYLGSGRVADTLLWKDKMLALTTLLVLMAFYYNFIASGYTIVTAVSKLFLVASIFLFIHGNLPEKILGYTVEKIPPSNFHFSEERSHRAALSVASSWNTAVNVLKSLCKGDDWMLFLKVVLSLLILSFLGAISLQSLFVTGLLIAFVAFYIYENKEEEIDRLASEALSFSCKLKSDIAKKLPTFKKFSPSR